The following are from one region of the Coccinella septempunctata chromosome 7, icCocSept1.1, whole genome shotgun sequence genome:
- the LOC123316763 gene encoding septin-2 translates to MSGDRDYIGFATLPDQVHRKSVKRGFDFTLMVVGESGLGKSTLINSLFLDDLYKNRIIPDVSERIHRTTCIEKKTMEIEERGVKLRLTVIDTPGFGDAVNCEDSWKVCTNYIDDQFRQYFTDESGLNRRNIQDNRVHCCLYFVPPWGHSVRQMDLELMKRLHRKVNIVLVIAKADTLTTSEVNKLKQSILNDVKDHGIQMYEFPDCDSDEDEDFKQQDRELKASVPFAVVGSNTILEVGGKKVRGRQYPWGVVDVENPKHSDFIKLRTMLISTHMQDLKDVTEDVHYENFRAQCISQISQHARERGKLKRDSVPYDSEISETDKLLLQKDEEIRRMQEMLNKMQEKLKVTAQEKKHESIIDV, encoded by the exons GTGACAGGGATTACATCGGATTTGCCACCTTACCAGATCAAGTTCACAGAAAATCGGTTAAAAGGGGGTTCGACTTCACTCTGATGGTTGTCGGCGAGTCTGGACTGGGTAAATCAACGCTGATAAATAGTTTATTCCTGGACGACCTATATAAGAATCGAATCATACCAGACGTTAGCGAAAGAATACACAGAACGACTTGTATAGAAAAGAAAACCATGGAAATAGAGGAGCGTGGAGTGAAATTGAG ACTCACCGTAATAGATACCCCAGGATTTGGTGACGCTGTTAATTGCGAAGATAGCTGGAAAGTATGTACTAACTACATAGACGACCAATTTAGACAATATTTCACTGACGAAAGTGGACTCAATAGAAGAAATATCCAGGACAACAGAGTGCATTGCTGCTTGTATTTCGTTCCACCTTGGGGACACAG tgTACGTCAAATGGATTTGGAATTGATGAAAAGATTGCATCGAAAAGTAAACATAGTACTAGTTATAGCGAAAGCCGATACTCTGACGACGTCAGAAGTTAACAAATTGAAACAAAGCATTTTAAACGATGTAAAAGATCACGGGATACAA ATGTACGAATTTCCCGATTGCGACAGCGATGAAGATGAGGATTTCAAGCAGCAAGATAGAGAACTCAAAGCCAGTGTTCCTTTCGCCGTTGTTGGAAGTAACACGATTTTAGAAGTTGGAGGGAAGAAAGTCAGAGGGAGACAGTATCCTTGGGGAGTTGTTGATG TGGAGAATCCAAAACATAGTGATTTCATAAAATTGAGGACCATGTTAATCTCTACCCATATGCAAGATTTGAAAGATGTCACAGAAGACGTTCATTACGAGAATTTCAGAGCTCAATGTATATCACAAATATCTCAACATGCTAGAGAGAGGGG tAAACTAAAAAGGGATTCCGTACCTTACGATTCGGAAATAAGCGAAACGGATAAACTGCTTCTGCAGAAAGATGAAGAG ATTCGACGAATGCAGGAAATGTTGAATAAGATGCAGGAAAAACTGAAAGTTACTGCTCAAGAAAAAAAACACGAAAGTATTATCGATGTCTAA